The segment TTCTCATAAGTGCAGCAAGCCCTTTTGTATCTTCCATATCTAAAGGAATAATACCTTCCTCACGAAGCGGCCAGTAACGAACAGGGCGAATGCCGGTAACGTAGCCCGGGTATTTTGAATAAAAATATTGAAAAGCGCTGTACCCCGGAACACCTGTTACCCCGGTAATCAAAAGAGGTAAAAATGATGGTAAGGACATAGGGTTTTCTATTAAAATAATGCGTACTGTATTTAACATAAAGAAATAAATAAAGCGAAATTCTACCGTGCCAGAGAAAACTTGTAAATAGTAAAGATGCAGGTAAGGATAAGTTTATTACAGGGGTATTCGGTAAATAAAATATATGACTTTTTACATTAATAGTATCTAACGGATGAGACCGGACAGGATATGGTTAACCTTGTTTCTTTGGTTTGTATACAGGTATATGGGACATAATAAATCCAGAAAAAAATGTCATTGCGAGGAGTGAAGCGGTTGCGAGGAGCGAAAGCTACGAAGCAAACTCGGAGACTGCTTCGCTAACGCTCGCAGCAGGCTCCGCAATCTCATGGTCATGGGGGAGGGATTGCTTCAGGCTTCGCCTTCGCAATGACGGTTGCGGAAGGAGGGGATTGCTTCGGAAAAGACCCTCGCAATGACCGGTGGAACAGGCTATGGCAGCCTACATAAAAAAGAGTTTTAACACCACGAAGTACCTGGCGCGGCCTTTGGCCGCAACCAAATTCGAAATACGAATATCGAAATGTAAAACAATTTCAAATGACAAAATACTTAATGCCCAAAACTTTACGTAAGCCTTATCTGGTCATTGCCTTACGGTTATGTATGTTGAAAAACACGCAAAAAAACAAGTTGTTGATGGATAGAGTAGTACGAAGGCCACGAAGAAAAAGATGAGAAAACAAGTCTATAAAATCCTGTCCTTCTTCGTGTTAAAAACAATTTCAATGTAGGGTGGACACTGCCCACCAAATAAGACCGTTTCTGTCATTGTGAACGTAAGCGAAGCGTCTTTACTGACCGGCGGGATAGTTTTCCCGCCGATTGAAAACATGTTTGGTTTGCTACTTTGAGAACCATAAAAAGGTGCACCTTGCCTAAAATTAAAGTAAAAGATTTTAATCTCGAATATACACTCTTCTGCGGCCAGGTATTCCGGGTATCTCAAGCAGAAGATTGGTACTATATTATCACGAGAGACCGTATATTTAAAATTCGCCAATTTTCTGATTATTTAGAGTTTCACGGGATTGATAAAGAGTTTTTGGTACATTATCTTGCCCTTGATGAGCCATATTCTGATATACTGGGTGAGATAAACAAGGATCCCTGCATTGATGCTGCTATCAGGAGATATCATGGCCTGAGAATTATACGGCAGGATCCCTGGGAATGTTTCATATCGTTTCTTTGTTCCTCAGCAGCAAATATCCCTAAGATACAGTTGAATCTTGAACTGTTATCAAAAATCTTCGGGAAAAGGATTTGTTTAAATGAATATGAAGGGTATGCATTTCCCAATCCGGGCGGCCTGAATAACTATGAAAATATCCTGATGGCAAAGACGGGCTTCCGTGCAAAATTCATTCTGTCGGCCAATAGACTTGTGAGTGAGGAATTTTTACTATCATTAAGGAAACTCCCATATTCAGAGGCAAAGAAGGCTTTGAAAAATGTTCCGGGGATTGGAGATAAAATCGCCGATTGTATCCTTCTTTTTTCCCTTGGTTTTACCGGGGCGTTCCCTGTCGATACCTGGATGAAAAAAATACTTCAAAAACTTTACTTCGGGAACAGGGTAGTATCAAATAGACTACTGAGTGATTTTGGAATAGGGTATTTTGGTAAATATGCCGGATATGCCCAGCAATTTCTTTATCTTTTTGCGCGGGAATCCGGTTTGGATAAGGTATCATTCCCAATTGAGAGATGAATACCCGTGTATCTGCACGGTTTCATTTTACGCAGCTATGTCATACTGTATACGGAAGGTTTGAGCAATGCCTGGGCAAAATCATATCCAAAGATGGAGCATTTTTTCAGATCTTCCTCTTTGGGTGTAAGCACAACTTTTAAAGGAGGTTGTATAACCTTGAGCTTCAGACCTTTTAGCCGGTCTTCCATCAGTTTTGTTGCCTCTCCGCTCCAACCGTAGGTTCCAAATGTGGCAAATCTCTTGTCTTTCGTATTAACACTAAACATGATATTGATAATATCCCATATCGGCCGTATTGCATCGCCATTGATGGTGGATGAACCAAACAGCATGC is part of the Candidatus Jettenia sp. AMX2 genome and harbors:
- a CDS encoding DNA glycosylase; the protein is MPKIKVKDFNLEYTLFCGQVFRVSQAEDWYYIITRDRIFKIRQFSDYLEFHGIDKEFLVHYLALDEPYSDILGEINKDPCIDAAIRRYHGLRIIRQDPWECFISFLCSSAANIPKIQLNLELLSKIFGKRICLNEYEGYAFPNPGGLNNYENILMAKTGFRAKFILSANRLVSEEFLLSLRKLPYSEAKKALKNVPGIGDKIADCILLFSLGFTGAFPVDTWMKKILQKLYFGNRVVSNRLLSDFGIGYFGKYAGYAQQFLYLFARESGLDKVSFPIER